The Bombus vancouverensis nearcticus chromosome 5, iyBomVanc1_principal, whole genome shotgun sequence genome segment AAAAATTGtaagatttatttttctttaaacaCTAGTTTAAGTAAGTTTATTTAAGTTAAGAAAGAGAACAGAATAGTTGTTCACACAACTTTAAGCCATTTATCAGGCAGGTGATGAATTCTATCACGGAAAAATATGGTGTCTTTAGATAAAATTTTATAGCCAAGTCATCTTCTTGTATCTTATCTACTAATCGTAGTTGGGATAAGGCGTGTTTCATCGACCGGAATAGGTGGTAATCGGAGGGAGTAATGCCTAGCGAGTAAGCTGGCTGTTATATCCTAAACAAAACTCATTATGATGACTTTTGTCATAGAAACAGCGTGTAACCTAACGTTGTCATTCAGCTATTTCACAGAATGTTTCCTTTTGTCAGTCTCTGACTAGTTAGATCTTCCCTGAAAACACTACATTTTCCCGTGATGGAATTCATCATTCGCCTAATAGATGGCTTAAAGTTATGAAAAGCAGCAAGAAATACTTTGATTGAATAACTtgcagaattttttttttaaatagactTTAAGTTTTGGTAAAGAGTGAAACTATATTCGATTTTTGAAACTTTTATTTGTTGCTTATTCTGCCTATGTGTTCATTTATTTGATCCAATTAAAGATACATTGATTTCCAATTAAAGATACATCCTTCAGCGCGTTTGGATTTGATTCGTGCACGTCTTAGCATATTGTTACATCAGCCAGATGTAGAGATTCTGCTGAACAATTTGGAATCAAAAGATGAAACCAGAACACATACCAATATTCTTCGAGCGttatatttaaaacaaaataaacaaTACGACGAAGCTGTGAATATACTTGATTCAGCCGTCCGAAAGCCAGGCTTGGCTCAAACTTCCCAAGCGTGGTTACTTCTTGGTACAATCTATTGGGAAATGGCAGAGTATAATTACAGTTTGATGGCTTTTTTGAATGGAATAAAAGCCGATCGTTTTAATTGGAAATGTCTAGTTTACTTGGGACAGTACTATCGTGACTATGGTAATGACATGGAACGTTCTAGGAGGTGTTACCAAACCGCGTTACAAATTAATCCAAATTCTGAAGAAGCTGGTATTGGGTTAAGTACGGCGTATAGACTTCTTAAAAATCAAGTAAGAtgaattctatttttttatgAAGTGCATATCCGTTTCTGTATGCATccgaaatttattattcgttaatattttaatgaataaaatatcGATGTTCCGTTTTTTGTGACTTAATTACGTTAATAAGATATTATTTGTAGGAtgcaaatataaaattgttacaAATGTTAACTGCGCAAGATAGCGGTCCTAGATGGGCGTGGTTACAACTCGGTTTGCAATACCTTGATCAAGGAAATGCGGAGCAGGCTATTAAAGCGTTTCAACATGTTATTAGAGCTGACCCCAGTGATAGGTAATGCTACAGATAGTAATTATTTAACGAGAATACAATCGAGTTTACGAAAGTATTGCTTCTAACATTAAACCATCTATCCTGGCGTGACATACTGAGATTGTTGGGTGAGAAATTATTGGTAATATTTCTATCTTTAATGTTTCGGGAAGATTTACCGAAGTTGGAAAAATTAGTAAAAAGACATTTCAACCTTTTTAAATGGacgatgaaaatattaaaaagcaaatatatattaatatatattgatAGTATTAGACAAATAATATAtggtaatttaatatattaataaccaTAAGTAATACTATAGCTAATGTTTGAAGAAATAATAGTGTAATAAAAAACACTCGTTTGGGAAggtatgtattttttattattcgactGTTTTGTCAATTTTGAAAAGGATATAAAATCGTATTGTTTTATTTTGGATAAATATACTGAATAAAATTCTTTGATGTAAATGCGCACACAGGTGCATTAATTATTAGCTATTTTAAATTaggcaataaataaatatatcatattacatatattataaaagtattatGCACATAAAGCCTGACTGGTTTAACCGAGAACAgtcaaatatctcgaaaattatGGGAGACGCGGAGAAATGTTTCGAAACTTGTACATTCATTGTGTAATTTTTATGTTCGGCTTCAGCACCCAAGAAATGGACTTAGTTAGACAGAAGTTTAGGCTGCCGAATTCAGGTTTCGCCACACGCATTCATTGTACATGTTCTTCATCCTCTACCCATCCCTATACATATGTACACGGTACGTAGTCCAATCTTAATCTTCCACTAAACTACTTTGGCTTGAAACACACATTTGCAcctcttcctcctttttttatttCCCCTAACCAGCTAACCATCTAGTTGTTTATCCTACCCTCCACAATCTCTTGTGTCTTCCACCTGGTGGGTTTCCTCCATCAAATTCTCACAGCTTTGCGCTACATCTTTCACCTAATTCATCTCTCGAGAGCATAAACTGCGATTTCTGGCTTTCTCTTCCACTCAATAATTATCTTTCTGCTTAAAACCTTTTCGACTTATATTGCCAGAGTAATGGTAAATATCGTTCAATTAAAGTCAGTTCTGTGATACAACTTTAAACTATGTTCTCAAACAACCTGGTACAATTAGACGTTATTCAAAGTcaattatgttatatttatattataaaacttACGAATATAGAGAATTAGAAAGGAAGATCAGTATAGGAGAGATAGTgaatgagaaaagaaaagatggGATTGTAGACTGGGTGAGAAAATTGGAAAAGTAGAAAAGGGAAAGAGTGAAGAGAGGGGGAGGAGGGGATCTAGCTAAGAAGGTAAATTAGGCAAGTAGACAAAGACTTATGCAATagataatatgtattataatagataatagataacatatatatataaaataagatCGTGCGTGTAAATGGGAGAATGGACGTGTGGGAGATTACGGGAGAGTGCAAGGCAACAGGGAGAATAATCGTAAACCGAATTTCTTTACATTCTTGTAAAGTTTAACATTCTTTACAGCCACTGTTGGGAATCGCTAGCGGATGCGTATTTTATAAGAGGTGCCCACACATCAGCATTAAAATCTTATCAGCGAGTATTAGAGTTATGCCCAAAATTATTATATCCAATGATACAATTAGCATATATAAAATTGGTTAGTATTATTTTTCTGGACTGTTTCGTGACATGACTAGTGatatatttgtttaaatattacgATACTTCTAACAGCCGTTTTAAAGACTTGTACAAATATCGTTTGCTATTTCGTTATTTCATAGATTATTGGACAATATAACGAAGCAAAGAAAGACTTTGAACAAATATTGATAAATAAATCATGTTATATACCTGCTTTAAAAGGATTGGCTGAAACCTGTTTGGCTTTAGCAAAAGACTATACTGCTAAACAACTTTTGGGTCGTGTGAATGACTATTTGCAACAAGCAATGGATAGTTTAACTGTAGCTATTAAAGAGCGTAAGGATATATCTTGTCTCTGGAAGTTACTTGGCGATGTGTGTTACAGAGTTGCAATGTTACCAGACAAATACAGTCATTTAAAAGCATCATCTATTCTAATAAAATATGAGAATGACGAACATATTGTATTGCTTAAACGAATAGATATGTTCTCATTATCTGCAAGGTAAATATATtagattaatattatattataatctaCACTAAtcttacattatattataataaattctatgttattatcattattattatacgttatattgttatatacgttatatgtatgtaaatgcTAGTGTGTGCTTAACTGCGGCAATTCTTGCCTAATTAGGTGCCGCTATGAGGAATAGGATACTTACATATTTTTGCTGTATCGAAAAGTACGGAtatctttgatacttttctaAAAGGAAATTTGAGAGACATTTTTTCCTACTATAATATTCTTCAAATAGGTTTTTAATACGATACGACGAATAACTGCAAAATTAAGCGTTTCTAAGcgtttttaagaaatattttcggtttataaatgatgaaattataaatatatcaattttgTTATAGTATGCAAGAAACTGagtgaatattttaattacagaTGTTATTGTTGTGCATTATCTCTTTCTCCGGAATCAGTTTTTCTGTGGTATGATTTAGCTTTATGCTATTTAATGCAATTACAGCATGATCCATCAATCAATCATAAAAATCATGCTAGTAAGTGCCTAGCTGCTGCAAAACATGCTGTTAAACTATGTCCTTCAACATGGAAACATTGGAATCTTCTGGGTATTATTTGTATGTCACCGTACGTAAGGAACTATGCATTGGCACAGCATGCTTTTGTAATGGCGATTGATAAGGAATTAAATAATGCTATAGTATGGTCTAATTTGGGAactttatatctatatataggCAAGTAAAAATGATGAAATACGCAATAATAAAGAGCATATTATACTTTTGTTCGAGCGTCGTCGCGATTCACTGTATATTAAATTATCGTCGTGTAATTAAATTCACAGGAAGTTTGTATAAAGCAAACGAGGCTTATTCTCGAGCTCAGCGTGCAGATCCGTCATATATAAATAGTTGGATAGGGCAAGCTTTAATTGCAGAAATAATGGATCGAAAAGAAACAGTAGATCTATTTAGACATGCAAGACAATTAGGATATCATAGTCAAGCTGCCATAGGATACACTCATTGGGTACTTGTTATGATTTTAAATCCTACTACCAAACATGACATTTTATATATGGATACAACACAAAGTATGCATGCAATATCTTCTGCTGCTGATGTTATGACGTGGTATGTAGGTAAGTTTTTATCACTTTTCATACAATACATATTATAAAATGTCGATATAAAACTATGCACAGGAAAAGCTACAGTTAGTTATGAAAGTCTTTATACATActataaatttcaattatttttttatatatcgttTATATTTGTGAAATGAATAcctataattttaataatgcattaagttatattaatcataattttattgtattttattgtaACTGATTAATGTTATTTTAAATGTTGTATATTGTACTATACGTATCGTAATATTTATCATCCGTTACAGAGAATCATCCAAATGATTGTCACGCTCGAAATGCATATGGATTATTATTAGAGAGACAGAGACTTTATAAGTCAGCTGCAGAACAATTTGCCGTAGCTGTATGTAATAGTACCAAAAACGAAAAAGACCTTGTTTCTATAAATTTAGCACGTGTACTAATACGACTGAAAAGATATAACGAAGCAATAAAATTATGTCAAGGAGTTGAAAATATCAACTATAATTCTCAATGCAATCTCGCGTTAGCGTTATTCAAAGGTAATCACATTTTTACatcaatattaatatataatatatattatatattatatatataggatttatttattcagaaatattagaaattagggtTTCCAATGGTTTCTATCCTATATGATAAGTTTATTGATAGATGGATCTATTTACAgtggattaaacaggaaacgatggttacttaacgtgaactaaatacagtaatgCGCTATGACTAAGACAACTAAATGGATAATTCACAACTCACAACTCAATTCTCGGCTCCTCACAACTCGACTCCTTACAACTCGACTCTTAGTTCTTTCTCTCtcaagcatccctttgtcttttctcatgCCCTCACCATGTGTGTTCCGTAATCGTCCGCGATCATGATCACGTACGCCTTCTTCCGCGTAACTATTTGACTGAAggaccgacgacacattgatgggccgctTGGTCCATTCAAGTTTCCCGACCCTTTCGGCCTGTCGGCACTTTGGCTTTCTCAcaacattgtttatagttcacCCGATATTTTTTAGGCGatctgtccacgatactacatatatacctTTTTAAGTACAAAAATTGTAGTATTCTGTTAATGTCGAAACGTTTACGGATGTCATGTAGTGATTAATAAATGCATGGTAAACTTAGGACGTTAAGATTCAGCTAGTGTTTAAAATGGTCACTAAATAGTGATGTTTTTATGATGTTTTTATACCGGATATAAATTTAAGTCCAACGCGTATATGCTGCACCTTAGGCTTTTTTAATCCTTGGTTAACCTGGAACAATAGTAATATTAATCTGTGTTTTTAAGTGATGATTCGAAATTAATTATAGAACTGGAtagtaatgaaatatttaaacaactagaaaatatttattcacattgtttgagatatattatagttaaaatttgtttcattttcagctaAGCTATATGAAGAGGCGTATAATACATATGAAAAAACTCTGCAATCTTTCGCGAATACTGAAGCACAGAAATCATTTACATTGTGTGCGATGGCTGCGATAGCATATTCTTTCCACAGAGTAAATGATGCAAAAACTTTACTTTTCCAATGCATACAAATACACCCTCCAGTTATAATAGGTCTTTTAGCGGCCGCATCGTTAGGAATATTACATGGCGATATCAATTTAGTTTCATTGGTACTAAAAGAATTGGAGTTCTCTGTACCTAATCCTGAATATGGTCATCATATTCTAAGCTTATATGCATATTATTATGTGATGGGAAATGATGTTCAACGAGCCATTACTATTCTTTCTAAAGAAATCTTTAGATATCCTGGTAAgtactattttaatatattttctgttataaataataaagtattGTTCAAAGAGGAAATTAGCTAAGAATAAGTAAAGAGTAACCCACTTAAGTCGATGAGAATAGCAACTTTAGATGAGAATAGCAAGCAGCGTAACATGTACTGTGCGTTGCTGGTAAGTTAGCAATCGGAAAAGCACAGGTGCAAGGGAGATTTATGACTGTGTTGAGTTTATCAGGAATAGTCAATCGGTCCCGCTTTCCTTCTGTCTGCCAACTTACTAGCGACGTCTTATACTTATTTTCACTATTACGATCATAAACAACTAAAAGCACACTGTCCGTTACAAGCCGTATGCGAAAATCTAGGTGTTTTATGGTCTTAAATTAACTTAAGGCTTATTATCAGCCTTTCTTCTTAATCTCTTCTTAATGGCGAAATTTCGGGTTGATGTAATACGACTTTTGCCAATCCGACTCGAAGTTAGACCGCCTGTTTATGCTTATACCCGAATCGAGTCACTGGATCCCGAGCAATACGGGTGCATATATCGAGATCCCACCCGATCCCGAAGTTTGGAAATCATAGATGAAAGAGCGAAGCCAAGTAATCGATATGGTGGCAATTTGAGGAAGCGCTTTTTCAACTTGCTGCAaaagttaatttatttattgtcCAGGCTTATCTTATATGAACATGCTCGGGGCGCCACTTGAATCCCTagtttaattcgttaaaatcaATCTAAGGCAATCGGGCTAAAGTTGTTGGGATCAGCCATGCAATGAATCAAATACAAAATTTTGCTATATATCAGAATTGATATGGCCTGACAAATATTTTCTAGTCTCTTATTCAgagtttaaaatatatttaaaacactcttattatgtatttcatacatattattttatataaatgtatGGTATATTATTTTCCTTTTCCCTGCAGGTAATGTAAAATATTGGACTATATTACTCAGGATATTATTAGATACTGACTTACAACTGTTTAGTAGATGCGCACAAAAAGTATTGTTtcttaatagaaatattatta includes the following:
- the LOC117156388 gene encoding superkiller complex protein 3 isoform X4 — its product is MALSQISMKLYCWEDAEVAAKRVLDMKKSKIKNKLLYKMKETLVESTSLTNDKSKWETALRMCEQIHPSARLDLIRARLSILLHQPDVEILLNNLESKDETRTHTNILRALYLKQNKQYDEAVNILDSAVRKPGLAQTSQAWLLLGTIYWEMAEYNYSLMAFLNGIKADRFNWKCLVYLGQYYRDYGNDMERSRRCYQTALQINPNSEEAGIGLSTAYRLLKNQDANIKLLQMLTAQDSGPRWAWLQLGLQYLDQGNAEQAIKAFQHVIRADPSDSHCWESLADAYFIRGAHTSALKSYQRVLELCPKLLYPMIQLAYIKLIIGQYNEAKKDFEQILINKSCYIPALKGLAETCLALAKDYTAKQLLGRVNDYLQQAMDSLTVAIKERKDISCLWKLLGDVCYRVAMLPDKYSHLKASSILIKYENDEHIVLLKRIDMFSLSARCYCCALSLSPESVFLWYDLALCYLMQLQHDPSINHKNHASKCLAAAKHAVKLCPSTWKHWNLLGIICMSPYVRNYALAQHAFVMAIDKELNNAIVWSNLGTLYLYIGNLYKANEAYSRAQRADPSYINSWIGQALIAEIMDRKETVDLFRHARQLGYHSQAAIGYTHWVLVMILNPTTKHDILYMDTTQSMHAISSAADVMTWYVENHPNDCHARNAYGLLLERQRLYKSAAEQFAVAVCNSTKNEKDLVSINLARVLIRLKRYNEAIKLCQGVENINYNSQCNLALALFKAKLYEEAYNTYEKTLQSFANTEAQKSFTLCAMAAIAYSFHRVNDAKTLLFQCIQIHPPVIIGLLAAASLGILHGDINLVSLVLKELEFSVPNPEYGHHILSLYAYYYVMGNDVQRAITILSKEIFRYPGNVKYWTILLRILLDTDLQLFSRCAQKVLFLNRNIITENHAHVACALSYSCFMLNMGPASIRSMQKLLFTYPASIESWAMFITGFLSSLFCDILSTMEEDCQKYANMDINNLITKTGLFSFYMTSMIMSSYLVAAVFYLVGAIAFQGTNDSMSRELLLKMDLPFETSKSPNYELVVTTQFIIHFSAALAFGTFTALLFMMILHLGCQIDIMCQNLTDVFPKNENKLKFFIIRYQEIITFAEKIEKLFTYIALSQLISNTVNTCCEGFLIVVAVNNESGLAIDILIKSILFYIVICLEVFIYCFAGEYLRTKVVVYNIVLFLICTISDTLY
- the LOC117156388 gene encoding tetratricopeptide repeat protein 37 isoform X1, yielding MSNEIKVALKAARDTFREKKYIDVIKKCNKILMRDENNYSALMLLAAAMKEIDEYKPQVPLILQKGTKIQADNPLAWYGLVSYYEKNLDNNECYNQLLLAYCKLLEIESDSKFTNIMSRISKLFTQLKDVTTITQCIEHLIELRKNLDDNKIKVIDKTLGWLLLDNFYNLNKYQNLLESVFKSTINDLDATDQQKFYTEYLKILYDKDELIDLVKEAINMHQRFPQDTLPLEYICLAYSERNILDENFTDLDITQFYEGSLKLNKECEAAKIAKALDLAKSGNLIIARDILKDILVSTPRSVYGWMALSQISMKLYCWEDAEVAAKRVLDMKKSKIKNKLLYKMKETLVESTSLTNDKSKWETALRMCEQIHPSARLDLIRARLSILLHQPDVEILLNNLESKDETRTHTNILRALYLKQNKQYDEAVNILDSAVRKPGLAQTSQAWLLLGTIYWEMAEYNYSLMAFLNGIKADRFNWKCLVYLGQYYRDYGNDMERSRRCYQTALQINPNSEEAGIGLSTAYRLLKNQDANIKLLQMLTAQDSGPRWAWLQLGLQYLDQGNAEQAIKAFQHVIRADPSDSHCWESLADAYFIRGAHTSALKSYQRVLELCPKLLYPMIQLAYIKLIIGQYNEAKKDFEQILINKSCYIPALKGLAETCLALAKDYTAKQLLGRVNDYLQQAMDSLTVAIKERKDISCLWKLLGDVCYRVAMLPDKYSHLKASSILIKYENDEHIVLLKRIDMFSLSARCYCCALSLSPESVFLWYDLALCYLMQLQHDPSINHKNHASKCLAAAKHAVKLCPSTWKHWNLLGIICMSPYVRNYALAQHAFVMAIDKELNNAIVWSNLGTLYLYIGNLYKANEAYSRAQRADPSYINSWIGQALIAEIMDRKETVDLFRHARQLGYHSQAAIGYTHWVLVMILNPTTKHDILYMDTTQSMHAISSAADVMTWYVENHPNDCHARNAYGLLLERQRLYKSAAEQFAVAVCNSTKNEKDLVSINLARVLIRLKRYNEAIKLCQGVENINYNSQCNLALALFKAKLYEEAYNTYEKTLQSFANTEAQKSFTLCAMAAIAYSFHRVNDAKTLLFQCIQIHPPVIIGLLAAASLGILHGDINLVSLVLKELEFSVPNPEYGHHILSLYAYYYVMGNDVQRAITILSKEIFRYPGNVKYWTILLRILLDTDLQLFSRCAQKVLFLNRNIITENHAHVACALSYSCFMLNMGPASIRSMQKLLFTYPASIESWAMFITGFLSSLFCDILSTMEEDCQKYANMDINNLITKTGLFSFYMTSMIMSSYLVAAVFYLVGAIAFQGTNDSMSRELLLKMDLPFETSKSPNYELVVTTQFIIHFSAALAFGTFTALLFMMILHLGCQIDIMCQNLTDVFPKNENKLKFFIIRYQEIITFAEKIEKLFTYIALSQLISNTVNTCCEGFLIVVAVNNESGLAIDILIKSILFYIVICLEVFIYCFAGEYLRTKVVVYNIVLFLICTISDTLY
- the LOC117156388 gene encoding tetratricopeptide repeat protein 37 isoform X3 — encoded protein: MSNEIKVALKAARDTFREKKYIDVIKKCNKILMRDENNYSALMLLAAAMKEIDEYKPQVPLILQKGTKIQADNPLAWYGLVSYYEKNLDNNECYNQLLLAYCKLLEIESDSKFTNIMSRISKLFTQLKDVTTITQCIEHLIELRKNLDDNKIKVIDKTLGWLLLDNFYNLNKYQNLLESVFKSTINDLDATDQQKFYTEYLKILYDKDELIDLVKEAINMHQRFPQDTLPLEYICLAYSERNILDENFTDLDITQFYEGSLKLNKECEAAKIAKALDLAKSGNLIIARDILKDILVSTPRSVYGWMALSQISMKLYCWEDAEVAAKRVLDMKKSKIKNKLLYKMKETLVESTSLTNDKSKWETALRMCEQIHPSARLDLIRARLSILLHQPDVEILLNNLESKDETRTHTNILRALYLKQNKQYDEAVNILDSAVRKPGLAQTSQAWLLLGTIYWEMAEYNYSLMAFLNGIKADRFNWKCLVYLGQYYRDYGNDMERSRRCYQTALQINPNSEEAGIGLSTAYRLLKNQDANIKLLQMLTAQDSGPRWAWLQLGLQYLDQGNAEQAIKAFQHVIRADPSDSHCWESLADAYFIRGAHTSALKSYQRVLELCPKLLYPMIQLAYIKLIIGQYNEAKKDFEQILINKSCYIPALKGLAETCLALAKDYTAKQLLGRVNDYLQQAMDSLTVAIKERKDISCLWKLLGDVCYRVAMLPDKYSHLKASSILIKYENDEHIVLLKRIDMFSLSARCYCCALSLSPESVFLWYDLALCYLMQLQHDPSINHKNHASKCLAAAKHAVKLCPSTWKHWNLLGIICMSPYVRNYALAQHAFVMAIDKELNNAIVWSNLGTLYLYIGNLYKANEAYSRAQRADPSYINSWIGQALIAEIMDRKETVDLFRHARQLGYHSQAAIGYTHWVLVMILNPTTKHDILYMDTTQSMHAISSAADVMTWYVENHPNDCHARNAYGLLLERQRLYKSAAEQFAVAVCNSTKNEKDLVSINLARVLIRLKRYNEAIKLCQGVENINYNSQCNLALALFKAKLYEEAYNTYEKTLQSFANTEAQKSFTLCAMAAIAYSFHRVNDAKTLLFQCIQIHPPVIIGLLAAASLGILHGDINLVSLVLKELEFSVPNPEYGHHILSLYAYYYVMGNDVQRAITILSKEIFRYPGNVKYWTILLRILLDTDLQLFSRCAQKVLFLNRNIITENHAHVACALSYSCFMLNMGPASIRSMQKLLFTYPASIESWAMFITGFLSRRTLKKCKMNAEWFVTFINNIQQSYQPTYFMAKWLNDTKTKLKQLN
- the LOC117156388 gene encoding tetratricopeptide repeat protein 37 isoform X2, giving the protein MSNEIKVALKAARDTFREKKYIDVIKKCNKILMRDENNYSALMLLAAAMKEIDEYKPQVPLILQKGTKIQADNPLAWYGLVSYYEKNLDNNECYNQLLLAYCKLLEIESDSKFTNIMSRISKLFTQLKDVTTITQCIEHLIELRKNLDDNKIKVIDKTLGWLLLDNFYNLNKYQNLLESVFKSTINDLDATDQQKFYTEYLKILYDKDELIDLVKEAINMHQRFPQDTLPLEYICLAYSERNILDENFTDLDITQFYEGSLKLNKECEAAKIAKALDLAKSGNLIIARDILKDILVSTPRSVYGWMALSQISMKLYCWEDAEVAAKRVLDMKKSKIKNKLLYKMKETLVESTSLTNDKSKWETALRMCEQIHPSARLDLIRARLSILLHQPDVEILLNNLESKDETRTHTNILRALYLKQNKQYDEAVNILDSAVRKPGLAQTSQAWLLLGTIYWEMAEYNYSLMAFLNGIKADRFNWKCLVYLGQYYRDYGNDMERSRRCYQTALQINPNSEEAGIGLSTAYRLLKNQDANIKLLQMLTAQDSGPRWAWLQLGLQYLDQGNAEQAIKAFQHVIRADPSDRVAMLPDKYSHLKASSILIKYENDEHIVLLKRIDMFSLSARCYCCALSLSPESVFLWYDLALCYLMQLQHDPSINHKNHASKCLAAAKHAVKLCPSTWKHWNLLGIICMSPYVRNYALAQHAFVMAIDKELNNAIVWSNLGTLYLYIGNLYKANEAYSRAQRADPSYINSWIGQALIAEIMDRKETVDLFRHARQLGYHSQAAIGYTHWVLVMILNPTTKHDILYMDTTQSMHAISSAADVMTWYVENHPNDCHARNAYGLLLERQRLYKSAAEQFAVAVCNSTKNEKDLVSINLARVLIRLKRYNEAIKLCQGVENINYNSQCNLALALFKAKLYEEAYNTYEKTLQSFANTEAQKSFTLCAMAAIAYSFHRVNDAKTLLFQCIQIHPPVIIGLLAAASLGILHGDINLVSLVLKELEFSVPNPEYGHHILSLYAYYYVMGNDVQRAITILSKEIFRYPGNVKYWTILLRILLDTDLQLFSRCAQKVLFLNRNIITENHAHVACALSYSCFMLNMGPASIRSMQKLLFTYPASIESWAMFITGFLSSLFCDILSTMEEDCQKYANMDINNLITKTGLFSFYMTSMIMSSYLVAAVFYLVGAIAFQGTNDSMSRELLLKMDLPFETSKSPNYELVVTTQFIIHFSAALAFGTFTALLFMMILHLGCQIDIMCQNLTDVFPKNENKLKFFIIRYQEIITFAEKIEKLFTYIALSQLISNTVNTCCEGFLIVVAVNNESGLAIDILIKSILFYIVICLEVFIYCFAGEYLRTKVVVYNIVLFLICTISDTLY